The following are encoded in a window of Acidobacteriota bacterium genomic DNA:
- a CDS encoding formylglycine-generating enzyme family protein — MMSKKALMVLAALILMYGLVACGKKDAEPQEEAAVEPAAPEVVPGEMVLIPEGEFILGTNDKESIAYPEQKVNLPAFWIDKYEVTNMEFLEFSIKNSYAGEGAKEGRDWRLFFTPEKGMFPVVYITWNDADAYCKAQGKRLPTEEEWEKAARGTEGFIYPWGNEWQDGMSNTYESGPAKPEAIGQYNDVSPFGVRDMLGNVQEWTSSWYTTYKGNPKRDPKSGKTLRVVRGLASRYRGKMGHLYDRAAQPPSALYDFGCRCAKDATPEDVAQAAQAR; from the coding sequence ATGATGTCGAAGAAAGCTCTGATGGTCCTTGCCGCACTGATTCTGATGTACGGGCTCGTCGCCTGCGGGAAGAAGGATGCCGAGCCGCAGGAAGAGGCGGCCGTGGAGCCGGCGGCGCCTGAAGTCGTGCCCGGGGAGATGGTCCTCATCCCGGAAGGGGAGTTCATCCTGGGGACGAACGACAAGGAATCGATCGCCTATCCCGAGCAGAAGGTCAACCTTCCCGCGTTCTGGATCGACAAGTACGAAGTCACCAACATGGAGTTCCTGGAGTTCTCCATCAAGAACAGCTACGCCGGTGAAGGGGCCAAGGAGGGGCGCGACTGGAGGCTTTTCTTCACGCCCGAAAAGGGGATGTTCCCCGTGGTCTATATCACCTGGAACGACGCGGACGCCTACTGCAAGGCGCAGGGGAAGAGGCTGCCGACCGAGGAGGAGTGGGAAAAGGCCGCCCGGGGCACCGAGGGGTTCATCTACCCCTGGGGGAACGAGTGGCAGGACGGCATGAGCAACACCTACGAATCGGGGCCGGCCAAGCCCGAGGCCATCGGGCAGTACAACGACGTGAGCCCCTTCGGGGTGCGTGACATGCTGGGGAACGTCCAGGAATGGACTTCCTCGTGGTATACCACCTACAAGGGAAACCCGAAGAGGGATCCGAAATCGGGCAAGACCCTGCGCGTGGTCCGCGGCCTCGCCTCCCGTTACCGCGGGAAGATGGGGCACCTGTACGACCGGGCGGCTCAGCCGCCGAGCGCGCTCTATGATTTCGGCTGCCGTTGCGCCAAGGACGCCACCCCCGAGGATGTCGCCCAGGCCGCCCAGGCCCGATAG